One region of Vigna angularis cultivar LongXiaoDou No.4 chromosome 10, ASM1680809v1, whole genome shotgun sequence genomic DNA includes:
- the LOC108335245 gene encoding putative pentatricopeptide repeat-containing protein At5g13230, mitochondrial encodes MIRTVYDTKLLRLVALHGKAKSITHCSYSTHFHHQDAFDSYSYATMLQQAIQNRNPNSGKSFHCHILKRGAPLDLFAQNVLLNTYVHFHSFDDATKLFDEMPLINTASFVTLANGFSSSGQFHHALHLLLRLFREGYEVNQFVFTTLLKLLVRMELADTSWSVHAYVYKLGHHSDPYVGTALLSAYAVCGNVGAARAVFDGICCKDMVSWTGMVACYAENYFHEDALLLFCKMRTMGYAPNNFTISAALKSCLGLEAFKVGKSVHGCALKACYDRDLYVGTALLELYAKSGEIAEAQQLFEEMPKDDLIPWSLMIARYAQSEKSREALELFCRMRQSSVVPNNFTFASVLQACTSLVSLNLGKQIHSSVLKVGLDSNVFVSNALMDVYAKCGEIENSVKLFIRSEEKNEVTWNTIIVGYVQLGDGEKALNLFSNMLGYDIQPTEVTYSSVLRASSSLVSLEPGRQIHSLTIKTMYNKDSVVANSLIDMYAKCGRIDDARLTFDKMNKRNEVSWNAIICGYSMHGLSTEALNLFDMMQKTNCKPNKLTFVGVLSACSNAGLLDKGRTHFRSMLQDYGIEPCIEHYTCMVWLLGRLGQFDEAKNLIGEIPFQPSVMVWRALLGACVIHKNLDLGKVCAKHVLEMEPHDDATHVLLSNMYATERRWDRVASVRKNMKRIKVKKEPGLSWVENQGVVHYFTVGDTSHPDIKLIYAMLEWLNKKSREAGYVPDCSVVLLNVEDDEKERLLWAHSERLALAFGLIHIPPASSIRIIKNLRICVDCHAAIKLISKIVKREIVIRDINRFHHFQHGICSCGDYW; translated from the exons ATGATCAGAACAGTGTATGATACAAAGCTATTGAGGCTTGTAGCGCTACATGGCAAGGCCAAGAGTATCACCCACTGCTCCTATTCCACTCATTTCCATCACCAAGATGCGTTCGATTCCTATTCCTACGCCACCATGCTCCAACAAGCTATCCAAAATCGCAACCCCAACTCAGGGAAGAGCTTCCACTGCCACATTCTCAAGCGAGGCGCCCCTTTGGACCTTTTCGCCCAAAACGTTCTTCTCAATACTTACGTCCACTTCCACTCCTTCGATGACGCCACCAAACTGTTCGACGAAATGCCTCTCATTAACACTGCCTCTTTCGTCACCTTGGCTAATGGCTTCTCCAGTTCAGGCCAATTTCATCACGCCCTTCACTTGCTTCTCAG GTTGTTCAGAGAAGGATACGAGGTGAACCAGTTTGTTTTCACGACACTTCTCAAGTTGCTGGTGAGAATGGAGCTGGCTGATACATCTTGGAGTGTGCATGCATATGTTTATAAGCTTGGTCATCACTCTGATCCTTATGTTGGGACTGCACTACTTAGTGCCTATGCTGTCTGTGGAAATGTTGGTGCTGCACGTGCAGTTTTTGATGGCATTTGTTGTAAGGACATGGTGTCTTGGACTGGAATGGTAGCTTGCTATGCTGAGAATTATTTCCATGAGGATGCATTGCTACTTTTCTGCAAGATGAGGACTATGGGGTACGCACCAAATAATTTTACGATTTCTGCTGCGCTGAAGTCCTGTCTTGGTCTAGAAGCATTTAAGGTTGGGAAAAGTGTTCATGGATGTGCTTTGAAAGCGTGTTATGATAGGGATCTTTATGTTGGTACTGCGTTGCTAGAGCTGTATGCCAAGTCTGGAGAGATTGCTGAGGCACAGCAGCTTTTCGAGGAAATGCCCAAAGATGATCTTATTCCATGGAGTCTCATGATAGCGCGATATGCTCAAAGTGAAAAAAGTAGGGAGGCTTTGGAGTTGTTTTGTCGAATGAGGCAATCATCTGTTGTCcctaataattttacttttgctAGTGTGCTGCAAGCTTGTACGTCTCTGGTTTCGTTGAATTTGGGAAAACAAATTCATTCTTCTGTACTGAAAGTGGGTCTTGACTCAAATGTGTTTGTGTCAAATGCCCTCATGGATGTTTACGCCAAGTGTGGTGAAATTGAAAACTCTGTCAAATTATTCATTAGGTCGGAAGAGAAAAACGAGGTAACTTGGAATACTATAATTGTTGGTTATGTTCAGTTAGGGGATGGGGAGAAagctttaaatttattttcaaacatgCTTGGATATGATATACAGCCAACAGAAGTGACATACTCAAGTGTTCTGCGTGCCTCTTCCAGTTTAGTTTCATTAGAGCCAGGGCGTCAAATTCATTCCTTAACCATCAAAACCATGTATAACAAGGATAGTGTGGTTGCAAATTCTTTGATAGACATGTATGCTAAATGTGGTAGAATTGATGATGCCAGGCTAACATTTGATAAGATGAATAAACGAAATGAAGTTTCGTGGAATGCTATAATCTGTGGTTATTCTATGCATGGCTTGAGTACGGAGGCTCTAAACTTATTTGATATGATGCAAAAAACCAATTGTAAACCAAATAAACTCACTTTTGTTGGTGTCCTTTCTGCATGTAGCAATGCAGGGTTGTTAGACAAAGGACGAACTCATTTTAGGTCAATGTTACAGGATTATGGCATTGAACCATGCATAGAACATTATACTTGCATGGTTTGGCTTCTTGGAAGATTAGGCCAATTTGATGAAGCAAAGAACCTCATTGGAGAAATTCCATTTCAGCCCAGTGTTATGGTGTGGCGTGCACTGCTTGGTGCTTGTGTTATCCATAAGAATCTTGATCTAGGTAAGGTTTGTGCAAAGCACGTACTTGAGATGGAGCCCCATGATGATGCAACTCATGTACTTCTGTCAAACATGTATGCCACTGAAAGGAGATGGGACAGAGTTGCTTCTGTTAGAAAAAACATGAAaaggataaaagtaaaaaaggaaCCAGGATTAAGCTGGGTTGAGAACCAAGGTGTAGTTCATTATTTCACTGTCGGAGACACCTCTCATCCCgacattaaactaatatatgCAATGCTTGAATGGTTAAACAAGAAAAGCAGGGAGGCAGGGTATGTTCCTGATTGTAGTGTTGTTCTGCTTAATGTGGAGGATGATGAAAAGGAACGTCTCTTGTGGGCGCACAGTGAAAGACTGGCACTGGCTTTTGGACTGATACATATTCCACCTGCATCTTCTATTCGTATCATTAAAAATCTTCGGATTTGTGTAGATTGTCACGCTGCTATAAAGTTGATATCAAAAATTGTGAAGCGAGAAATTGTTATCAGAGATATAAACCGGTTCCATCATTTTCAGCATGGCATTTGCTCCTGTGGTGACTACTGGTAG
- the LOC108335445 gene encoding uncharacterized protein LOC108335445 produces the protein MMKSLRQVKKSKSYRLEKCSSEMEKHQFTAPSEQYSTGFVTKNSPPPAVEFPTSPQLIFGEEIVHFSHPQHPLSMVDLPDLFNCVGCKEYGSGKRFVCQQCEFQMHDFCALAPPTLKAHPFHSQHSLLFHSKPGKSGMGGKVKCDVCGKPTKGFAFLCTACAFQMHPCCAMLNTEIDFPSHPHTLKILPTASSAAVDPSSFVCAECKKRRSGKVYRCTVCDYHLHAACAKTKINGLLANGIRPPQKPSVLAAAARVASQVVIEFIGGLVEGIGESVGDVLVQNIAKGNTVSPANASPKPRYR, from the exons ATGATGAAGAGTCTGAGGCAAGTGAAGAAAAGCAAAAGCTATAGGCTTGAAAAGTGTTCATCAGAAATGGAAAAGCACCAATTCACAGCACCCAGTGAGCAATATTCGACAGGGTTTGTGACAAAAAATTCACCTCCTCCGGCTGTGGAGTTTCCAACCTCTCCACAGCTGATATTTGGAGAGGAAATTGTTCACTTCAGCCATCCTCAGCACCCTCTTTCAATGGTGGATCTCCCTGACCTCTTCAACTGTGTAGGCTGCAAAGAATATGGCTCCGGAAAGAGGTTTGTTTGCCAACAATGTGAGTTTCAGATGCATGATTTCTGTGCCTTGGCTCCTCCCACTCTCAAGGCACACCCCTTTCACTCTCAACATTCTCTCTTGTTCCACTCCAAACCAG GAAAAAGTGGAATGGGAGGGAAAGTGAAGTGCGACGTGTGTGGGAAACCGACGAAGGGGTTCGCCTTCCTCTGCACCGCCTGCGCCTTCCAGATGCATCCATGCTGCGCCATGCTCAACACCGAGATCGACTTCCCTTCCCATCCCCACACTCTCAAGATCCTCCCCACCGCCTCCTCCGCCGCCGTCGACCCCTCCTCCTTCGTCTGCGCCGAGTGCAAGAAGCGAAGGTCCGGCAAGGTATACCGCTGCACCGTCTGCGACTACCACCTCCACGCCGCCTGCGCCAAGACCAAGATCAACGGCCTCCTCGCCAACGGCATCAGGCCGCCGCAGAAGCCCAGCGTGCTCGCCGCCGCCGCCCGCGTTGCCTCCCAGGTGGTGATTGAGTTCATCGGAGGACTGGTTGAGGGCATCGGAGAAAGCGTCGGCGATGTGCTTGTCCAGAACATTGCCAAAGGAAACACTGTTTCCCCCGCTAATGCTAGCCCCAAACCACGTTACAGATAA